From the Gemmatimonadales bacterium genome, the window CCCCCACCGCAGGATGATGTAGGAGCCGATCAGGGCGGTGAAGAACATCACCTCCGAAACGAGGAAGACCCACATCCCCAGCTTCTGGGTGTGGACGCCGACGGCGCCCTGGGCGTGCTCGCCGCCCGCCATCCCGTGCGTCGCCGCGTGGGCGGTCATCGACGGCCCTCCGGAACGGAGGGAAGCGGCTGGTTCACCGGGACGTAGTCCTGCGCCGCGCCCGGCAGGCTGAACTCGTACGGGCCGTGGTAAACGGTCGGGGTGGTCGCGAAGTTCCCGTGCGGCGGCGGCGAGGGCACCGTCCACTCGAGCCCGCAGTCGTGCCACGGGTTGATGTCGGCCTGCTTCCCGCGGGCCAGCGTGCGGACGATGTTCCACGCCATCACCAGCTGCGAGGCGAACAGCAGGAACGCGCTGATCGAGATGAAGACGTTGATCGGCTGCATCGGTCGGAGGTAGTCGTACACGGTGGGGTCGTAGATCCGCCGCATCTCCCCGCCGATGCCGAGGATGTGCATCGGGAAGAAGGTGAGGTTGTAGAAGACGAAGGTCAGCGCGAAGTGGACCTTGCCCAGCCGCTCGTCGAGCTGCTTGCCGAACATCTTCGGGAACCAGAAATACACGCCCGCGTAGATCGCGAACAGGCTGCCGCCGAACAGCACGTAGTGGATGTGCGCGACGATGAAGTAGGTGCCGTGGATGTACATGTCCACCGGCGTGGAGGCCATGAAGATCCCCGACAGCCCGCCGATGATGAACATCGACACGAAGGCGATGGCGTTCAGCATCGGCGTGGTGAAGTGGATGCTGCCGCGCCACATCGTGCCGAGCCAGTTGAACACCTTGATGGCCGAGGGGACCGCGATCACGATGGTCGAGACCATGAAGGCGCTGGCCAGGGTGGGGTTCATCCCGCTCTGGAACATGTGATGGCCCCAGACGATGAACCCGAGGAAGGCGATGGCGATCATCGCCCACACCATCGAGGTGTACCCGAAGATCGGCTTCCGGGCGCCGTTGGCGATGACGTCCGAGACGATCCCCATCGCCGGGAGGATGAGGATGTAGACCTCGGGGTGCCCGAAGAACCAGAACAGGTGCTGCCACATCAGCGGCTGCCCGCCGGCCGCCGGCAGGTAGAAGTGCGTCCCGATGGTCTGGTCGAAGAACAGCATGATCACGGCGCCGGCCAGCACCGGCACCGCGAGGATCGCCAGCACCGCCGTGATGAACAGCGCCCACACCGAGAGCGGCAGGCGGAACCAGGTCATCCCCGGCGCGCGGAGGTTGATGACGGTGGTGATGTAGTTGACCGAGCCCAGCAGCGAGGAGGCGCCGAACACCACGATGCTCAGGCACCACAGCTGCTGGCCGAGGTGCACGCCGGTGTAGTCGGGGCTGTTCGACAGCGGCGCGTACACCGTCCACCCCGCGATCGACATGCCGCCCAGCACGAACAGGCTGGCCAGCATCAGCAGGCCCGAGGGGATCATCAGCCAGAACGACCACATGTTCAGGCGCGGGAACGCCATGTCCGGCGCGCCGATCTTGAGCGGGATCAGGTAGTTGGCGAACACCCCCACCAGGAGCGGCATCACGGCGAAGAAAATCATGAACGTGCCGTGCATCGTCACCAGCCCGATGTACGTCTTGGGCGAGACCACGCCGCCGGGCGCCACGCCCTCCGGCAGCCAGCCCCCGAGCGGCATCGGCTGGCCCGGGAAGCCGAGCTGCCAGCGGATCCCCATCGCCAGCAGCCCGCCCACGAGCAGGAAGAACAGGCTCAGGAACAGGAACTGGATGCCGATGATCTTGTGGTCGGTCGAGAAGACGTACTTGCGGACGAACGACCGGTCGTCGGCGTGCACGTGCCCGGGCAGGGCGGTCCCCGCGGCGGTCATTGGGCGCCCTTTCCACTAGTAGTAGGGGCGGCGGCGGCGGCCGAGTCGGCCGCCGTGGCCTCGCCCTGGCTCACCAGCCAGGCCGCGTAGTCCTGCGGCGAGTGCACGATCACCACGCCGCGCATCCGGTAGTGTCCCAGGCCGCACAGCTCCGAGCACGCCAGCTCGAAGGTCCCGGTGCGCGTCGGCCGGATCCACATCCGGATGTTCATCCCCGGCACGAGGTCCTGCTTCAGCCGGAACGCCGGGATGAACAGGCTGTGCACCACGTCGCGCGCCGTCATCTCGAGCACGTAGTCGCGGTTCACCACCAGGTGGATCGAGTCCTTCTTCAGGAAGTCGTCGTCCGTCCCCAGCTTCCCGTCGGGGCCCGGGTAGGTCACGTGCCACTCGAACTGCTTCGCCTCGAGGCCGAGATGCGCCGCGTCGCGCGGATACGTGTCGGCGTCCTTGATCTTCGACCACAGCGGCTGGCTGACGAGGGCGAGCGTGACCAGGATGACTGCGGGGATGGCCGTCCAGACGATCTCGGCCTTGGTGCTGCCCTCCACGTAGGTCGCCGTCCGCCCGCTCCGCTTGCGGTAGCGCACCAGGAAGACCAGCAGCGTCGCCTCGACCAGGACGAATACGGCGCCGGTGATGTACAGGATGACGTAGAACAGCGAGTCGACCTTGCCGCCCACGCTGGACGCGTTGCCCGGGAACCACCAGTGCATCAGGCTGTCTCCGCCGTGATCCAGGCCTCCCCGGAACGGGGCCGGCCGCGCGAAAGGACGTTTGAGAGTGATTGTCGTGTCGAGTCGCGGTGAAAAGTAACAGCGGGAACGCCGGCTGTCATTGGGGGCGGAAGCCGTGGAGCGGTCGGGACTTCCGCCCCCTCATGTTCGCCGGCGAACATGCGGGAGGGCGCAGGCTTGCGGGGGGTCCGGGCGGCCGGGTTATGTTCGCGCGTGCCTGCCGAGTCGTTCCCGAAGCTCGTGCCGCGCCCCGAACGGGACGCGTGGGGCGAGCGCCTGCCCCGGAGCCTCGGGCTGTGGAGCGCGGTGGCCGTGCTCGTCGGCTCGACCATCGGCAGCGGGATCTTCCGCACGCCGGCGCTGATCGCGGCGCGGGTGCCGGCCCCCGTCCCCATGCTGGGGGTGTGGGTTCTCGGCGGCGTGCTGGCGCTGTGCGGCGCCCTGACCTACGCCGAGCTGGCGGCGATGTACCCGCGCTCGGGGGGCCTGTTCGTCTACGTGCGCGAGGGGTTCGGCCGCATGCCGGCGTTCCTGCTGGGCTGGACCGAGCTGCTGGTGATCCGCGCCTCGGCCCTGGGCGCCACCTCGACGGTGTTCGCGGAGTACCTGCTGCGCTCGCTGGGGAAGAATCCGGAGCTGGCGCAGTATGCGCCGCTCGTGCACCCACTGGCCGCCGCGGCCATCGTCGTGACCGCCGTCTTCAACTACGTGGGCGTGGGTTGGAGCGCGTTGGTGCTCAACGCCACGACGGCGGCCAAGTGCGGCGCGCTGGTGCTGCTGGTGCTGGTGGCCTTCGCGGCCGGGCACGGCGACTTCCGGCACTTCGCCGGCCTGACGCCGACCGGCGGAGGGACGCTCGAGGCGGGGCTGTTCGGCCTGGCGCTGGTGTCCGTGCTGTGGGCGTACGACGGGTTCGCCGACGTCTCGTTCGTGAGCGGAGAGGTGCGCGACCCGCAGCGCAACCTGCCGCGGGCGCTGCTGCTCGGGACCGGCGCCGTCGTGGCGATCTACCTGCTGGTGAACGCGGCCTATCTCTACCTGCTGCCGATCGGCGAGGTGGCCCGCTCGCGGCTGGTGGCCGCCGATGCGGCGGAGCTGCTGGTGGGCCGCGTGGGCGTCGGGCTCGTGGCGGTCGTGGTGATGGTTTCCACCTTCGGGGGTCTCGCGGGCTCGATGCTGACCGGGCCGCGCATCTTCTTCGCCATGGCGGACGACCGGCTGTTCTTCCGGGGGGTGGCGCGCATCCATCCCCGGTTCCGGACGCCGTCCGTCGCCATCGTGCTCACGGCCGGACTCGGGGTCGCCTTCGTGCTGGCGCGGACGTTCGAGCAGCTGGCCGACACGTTCGTGCTCGCCCTGTGGCCGTTCTATGCGCTGGGCGCGGCGGCGGTGTTCGTCCTGCGGCGCCGCCTCCCCGCCGCCGACCGTCCGGTGCGGGTGTGGGCCTATCCGCTGCCGCCCATCCTGTTCCTCCTGGCCGCGGTCCTGATCCTCGGCAACGCCCTGGTGACGAACCCCGGCGGCTCGGCGCTCGCCTTCGGCGTCATCCTCACGGGGCTCCCGGCCTACTGGCTCTGGTCGCGCTCCAGGGCCGGCCGCACCGGGGGCACGGCGCCCGTCGCGTAGCGGGCCCCGTCGCGCCGGCTGCGTCGCGGGCGGAGCCCCGTGTCGTCTCGCTGCCCCGCTCCCGGACTTCGGCCTTCATCGAAACGAAGCCGCCCCCCTTGCGGAGGGCGGCTCGCCGTACGGGTGAGGCTACGAGCTAATTGAACAAGTAGCGCACACCCAGGTTCAACCGCCACACGTCGTTCGTCGTCACCGACTTCTGGAACGAGTGCGTGATCAGCGACGTGCCGATGTTCTCCAGCCGGTACGTCGGGGCGCCGTTGGCGTCGGAACCCACGAAGACCAGGGGTGCCACGGTGCCAGTGCCGGCGCTCGGCAGCGTCGAAATCTGCCCGAGGCCCCAGTTGTGATTCAGCCAGTTGGTGAAGTTCAGCATGTCGAGCCGGATCTGGAACCGGCTGGTCTGGCCGGCGATCGCCCGGCCGATGTCCTGCGAGATGCTCAGGTCGGCACGCCAGACCATCGGCAGGAAGACGGCGTTGCGCTGAGCGTACTGGCCGCGGTGGGAGCTGAGGTACGAGTCCTGCTCGATGAAGGCCTCCCACGCCGCCTGCTGTTGCTGGCGGGTGTACGTGACGGCGCCCGCGCCGGACCCCACGGTCAGCGGCACGAAATTCATCTGGCTGGTGTCCGTCGTCGGGATCCAGATCAGGTCGTTGCCGCGGACCCCGTCGCCGTTCATGTCGCCGGCGAACACGTAGCTGGTGTTGCCGTTGGTGTGGCCGTCGAAGTAGACGCTCACGGAGGTGTTCCCGACCCACCCCGCCCCCACCAGCTTCCCGATGAAGTTCTGGGTGTAGGTGATGGCCGCAAAGAACCGGTTCTTCTGCATGTTGCCGGAGTACCCGGCTCCCGGATTGTTGGGGTCGGCCGACTGCGCGTTGGCACTCCACGAGCCGTAGGCGATGGAGCCCGGGTCCACGGTGTTGCGGCTCACGCCGTAGCTGTAGCCCAGCTTGGCATAGAGTCCTGTGGCGACGGGGCGCTCCAACGTGAACGTGAGCACCGAGGAGTGGCCGATGCCCTCGTTGGTCAGCACCGTCGCGTCGGCGGAAACGGCCGTGTACAGCTGGTTCGCGTGGGTATGGGTCGCGTTGTTCAACCAGCGCGGCCGATTGTCCACGCCCGAGAACGTCGTGTCCGCTGCGGGCAGGTTGACGTTCTCGTACGCGACGCCGTTCACGTCCTTGGTGTACAGGAACTCGGCGCTGGCGGTGAGCCCGAGGAAGGGCAGGCGCCGGTCAATGCCGATGTTGCTGCGCCACACCTGCGGGAACTTGAAGTTCGGGTCGGTGAGCGCGAGCTCGTAGCTGGCCGCGGGACCGCCCGTGACGGAGGCCGGCGCATAGTGATACGGATCCGGGTTGAACGGATAGGCGGTGGTGTTCTTCTGCTGAATGAAGCCCGTCAGCACCCCGGTGTTGCCGATCTGGTTCGAGATCCACACGTAGGCCGGGCGGCCGGCGAACAGGCCTGTGCCGCCGCGCAGCTGCGTGGTGTGCTTGCCCTGCACGTCCCAGTTCAGGCCCAGGCGCGGCGACCACTCCGGCTTGACCGACGGCAGCTTGCCGGTGTTGTACGTCGTCGTCGGGCAGGTCGCCGACGTGGCCGCGCAGCCGAACCCGAGGCGGAAATGCATCGTGTCCGCCTGCGTGTTGTCGTAGGCGGTGTTCCCGAACCACGGGGCGTCGACCCGCAGGCCCGCCGTGACGGTCATGTCCCTGGTGGGCCGCCACAGGTCCTGCGCGTACACGCCGGCGTACTGGACGTCCAGCGGCTGGACGGGCACGCTCTGGCCGGGGATGTTCGCGTACCGGTACTGGAAGGTGTTCAGCGTCACCGGCGACGTGGTGCGGTTCGGGTTGGCCAGGTAGTCGTTGAGGTCGGTGTAGAAGTCCGCGAGCGAGTTGTACACGTACACGCTCTGCGCGCCCGGGAAGAAGATGTTCAGCGAGTGATACTTCTCGTAGCTCACTCCGAACGTCAGCGTCTGGTTGCGCAGGTAGAAGTTGTAGTTGTCCTGCAGCTGGAAGCTGTGGTACCTGAGCGTGTTGTCGGGCGTGAACGGCTCGAACCCGAGGGCCGTGTACGACGTGCCGCCGTTGAGGATCTCGATCAGCGGGAACCAGGGAGGCGAGACGTTCGACCGGCTCTCATCGTTCGAGGTGTACCCGATGATGAAGTTGTTGGACATCTTGGTGCCGATCGTCGAGTTCCACTCGGCCACGGTGGAGCGGATGTTCTCGAGGATGGCGTAGTTGCTGCCCGCGAAGTTCAGCGAGTTCAGGTTGCTGCGCACGCCGCCGACCCCCAGCGACGCCGAGTTCGACATCAGGATCGGCGACTGCGAGTTCAGCAGGTTGTACCGCACCGAGATCTTGTTGTGGTCGTTCAGGTTGAAGTCGAGCCGGGTCAGGAAGCGCGTGGACGGGATCTGGAAGCTGTAGCCCTGATACGCGCCGGGGTTGAAGTTGAAGTTCTTCTGCATGTAGCTGCTGATCGAGTCCAGGTCCGACGCGAGCACGCGGGTGACGCTGCCGCCCACGGTCTGCGTGCCGGTGTTGGCCGTATAGGTCGTGGCCGGCGTGGTCTGGGCGTCGTTCTCGTAGCTGGCGAAGAAGAACAGGCGGTTCGGGATGATGGGCCCGCCCACATTGACGCCGATGTCGTGGTACTTGAAGGTGCCGGGGTTGAAGGTGTTCGCGCCGGCCTGCGTGCCGACGAGGCTGTTGCTCCGCCAGCCGTAGTACAGCGACCCGGTGAACTGGTTGGTGCCGCTGCGGGTGACCATGTTGACGCCGGCGCCCACGAAGTTGCCCTGGCGCACGTCGTACGGCGCCACGTTCACCTCGACCTGCTCGAGCGCGTCGAGCGAGATGGCCGCCACGCCGGTGCGGTCGCCGGGCTCCCCGGCGAGGCCGAACGAGTTGTTGAAGTACGACCCGTCGATCGTCATGTTGTTCAGCAGGTTGTTCTGGCCCGCGAACGAGTAGCCGTTGGTCCCGTTCTCGTACTGCGGGGTCAGCCGGAGGAGGTCCTCCACCCGCCGGGTGACGGTCGGCAGCTGCTGGATCGCGGCCGTGGGGACGGCGGTCGCCGCTCCGGTCCGCGCCGAGCTGAAGATCGGGTCGCTCTGCCCGGTCACGGTGATGGGCTCGATCTCCACGCTCACCGGCGTCAGCATGAACTGCAGGTCCGCGGTCACGCCCAGCTGCAGGTAGATCCGGTCCTGCACCTGCTGCCGGTAGCCGACGTATGCGACCCTCACGCTGTACGGCCCACCGACGCGCATGCCGGGGAGGGTGAACCGGCCATCCTCTCCCGTCGTGCCGACGTACGAGGTTCCGGACGGGCCGTGCACGGCGACCACGTGGGCCCCCACGAGGGCGGCGCCCGACGAGTCGCTCACGACCCCGGTCATCGCCGACGTCGTGACCCCTTGGGCACGCAGCGCCGTCGTGCCCGCGAAGGCGACCAGCGCAGTCAGCAGACAAATCCTGCCAGGTAGCTTCATGCCAATTCCCTCCATCCGCCGAGACTGATGGTGATTGGATGAGCGAGGTGCAGCGCGATTCCGTCCGGGCATGCCGAAGCAGCCGATAGGGGGTGAAAGGGCACAAAGAACATTCCGCCCGGCGGGCGAAGCGTCAAGTCACGCCAATGTCTCAAGTCCTGGCATTGGCGAACAGCAGGGCTCCCGATACCCCGAACAGCGAATTGGGTATCCACGCCGCCACCAGGGGCGGCACGACACCCCCGGCGCCGACGGCCTTCATGATCTGCACCATGGTGAGGAAAACGATGGTGGTGGCGAGACTTACGGCCACGCCGTAGGCGGCGCCGCTGCGGCCGCCCGCCACGCCGAGCGGCGCCCCGAACAGCGCGATGATCAGGCAGGTGCAGGGGATGGCGAGCTTGAGGGCCCGCTCGACCTTCAGCTTGTTCGCGTCGCCGCCGGCGCGCTCGACCGTGCGCACGTAGTGACCCAGCTCGGCGTAGCGCATCTGGTCCGGCGCCTTGGGCTCGACCAGCAAATCGAGCGGCCGCTCGGACATGGCCCGCTGCCGGAGGGAATCGAAGCCGAACGCCGCCTCGCGATCGCGGCCGAAGAACAGCCGCAGCGAGCCGCCCTTGAGCGTCCAGCCGAGGCGGGGCGCGAAGCTCGCCGTCCGGGCATCGAGGTAGTAGCCGGGGAAGGAGTCGGCCGCGGGGCCGTCCACGGCGCCTTCCCGCTCGATCTGGACGCCGGTCATCGACCGGTCGGGCACCGACAGGGATCCGATCGTGTACATCCGCCCGCCGTCGGCGCGGTAGACGAAGTTGTAGCGCATGGTCTGCGAGCGGACCTCCCGCTCGCCCAGCAGGGTGGCACGCCGCTCCTGCCCCAGCGGCGCGAACTCGCCGAGGAAGAAGGCGAACACGCTGGCGGCGGCCGCCAGCGCGAAGATCGGCAGCACCAGCCGGTGGAACGAGATGCCGGAGGCCTTGGCAGCCGTGATCTCCGAATGGCGGGCCAGCGCGCCGACCGAGAACACGGTGGCGAACAGCACCGCCGCCGGGGTGATGAAGAACACCTGCTCGGGCGCGCCGGCCAGGTAGGCGAGCGCGACGCGCAGCACCGGGAGGTTCTTGCTGATGTAGCGGTCCACGTGATCGGTGAGGTCGATGACGATCGTCAGCACCGGGAAGCCGAGGGCCGTGATCGCGAAGATCTTCAGGAACTCGCCCGTCAGGTAGCGGTCGAGCACCCGCACGCCGCGGATCACGCGCGCCGGGCCTTCCGGCGGCGCCCGAGCACGGCGATCCGCTCCCGCCAGCTTACGCCGCGCGCCGCGACCCGCTGGCGGTTGAGGCGCAGGAAGAAGACGAGACCGATCGCGGTCATCAGCAGGTTGGCGCCCCACATCGCCCAGAACGGCGTCACGATCAGCGCGTCGGCCAGCGTCTCCCCGCCGATCAGGCCCACGTAGTAGAACCCGAAGATCAGCACGCTCGCACCGATCACCAGCCCGACGCCGCCCCGCGGGA encodes:
- a CDS encoding cbb3-type cytochrome c oxidase subunit I — protein: MTAAGTALPGHVHADDRSFVRKYVFSTDHKIIGIQFLFLSLFFLLVGGLLAMGIRWQLGFPGQPMPLGGWLPEGVAPGGVVSPKTYIGLVTMHGTFMIFFAVMPLLVGVFANYLIPLKIGAPDMAFPRLNMWSFWLMIPSGLLMLASLFVLGGMSIAGWTVYAPLSNSPDYTGVHLGQQLWCLSIVVFGASSLLGSVNYITTVINLRAPGMTWFRLPLSVWALFITAVLAILAVPVLAGAVIMLFFDQTIGTHFYLPAAGGQPLMWQHLFWFFGHPEVYILILPAMGIVSDVIANGARKPIFGYTSMVWAMIAIAFLGFIVWGHHMFQSGMNPTLASAFMVSTIVIAVPSAIKVFNWLGTMWRGSIHFTTPMLNAIAFVSMFIIGGLSGIFMASTPVDMYIHGTYFIVAHIHYVLFGGSLFAIYAGVYFWFPKMFGKQLDERLGKVHFALTFVFYNLTFFPMHILGIGGEMRRIYDPTVYDYLRPMQPINVFISISAFLLFASQLVMAWNIVRTLARGKQADINPWHDCGLEWTVPSPPPHGNFATTPTVYHGPYEFSLPGAAQDYVPVNQPLPSVPEGRR
- a CDS encoding LptF/LptG family permease — its product is MIRGVRVLDRYLTGEFLKIFAITALGFPVLTIVIDLTDHVDRYISKNLPVLRVALAYLAGAPEQVFFITPAAVLFATVFSVGALARHSEITAAKASGISFHRLVLPIFALAAAASVFAFFLGEFAPLGQERRATLLGEREVRSQTMRYNFVYRADGGRMYTIGSLSVPDRSMTGVQIEREGAVDGPAADSFPGYYLDARTASFAPRLGWTLKGGSLRLFFGRDREAAFGFDSLRQRAMSERPLDLLVEPKAPDQMRYAELGHYVRTVERAGGDANKLKVERALKLAIPCTCLIIALFGAPLGVAGGRSGAAYGVAVSLATTIVFLTMVQIMKAVGAGGVVPPLVAAWIPNSLFGVSGALLFANART
- a CDS encoding amino acid permease; the encoded protein is MPAESFPKLVPRPERDAWGERLPRSLGLWSAVAVLVGSTIGSGIFRTPALIAARVPAPVPMLGVWVLGGVLALCGALTYAELAAMYPRSGGLFVYVREGFGRMPAFLLGWTELLVIRASALGATSTVFAEYLLRSLGKNPELAQYAPLVHPLAAAAIVVTAVFNYVGVGWSALVLNATTAAKCGALVLLVLVAFAAGHGDFRHFAGLTPTGGGTLEAGLFGLALVSVLWAYDGFADVSFVSGEVRDPQRNLPRALLLGTGAVVAIYLLVNAAYLYLLPIGEVARSRLVAADAAELLVGRVGVGLVAVVVMVSTFGGLAGSMLTGPRIFFAMADDRLFFRGVARIHPRFRTPSVAIVLTAGLGVAFVLARTFEQLADTFVLALWPFYALGAAAVFVLRRRLPAADRPVRVWAYPLPPILFLLAAVLILGNALVTNPGGSALAFGVILTGLPAYWLWSRSRAGRTGGTAPVA
- a CDS encoding carboxypeptidase regulatory-like domain-containing protein, with the translated sequence MKLPGRICLLTALVAFAGTTALRAQGVTTSAMTGVVSDSSGAALVGAHVVAVHGPSGTSYVGTTGEDGRFTLPGMRVGGPYSVRVAYVGYRQQVQDRIYLQLGVTADLQFMLTPVSVEIEPITVTGQSDPIFSSARTGAATAVPTAAIQQLPTVTRRVEDLLRLTPQYENGTNGYSFAGQNNLLNNMTIDGSYFNNSFGLAGEPGDRTGVAAISLDALEQVEVNVAPYDVRQGNFVGAGVNMVTRSGTNQFTGSLYYGWRSNSLVGTQAGANTFNPGTFKYHDIGVNVGGPIIPNRLFFFASYENDAQTTPATTYTANTGTQTVGGSVTRVLASDLDSISSYMQKNFNFNPGAYQGYSFQIPSTRFLTRLDFNLNDHNKISVRYNLLNSQSPILMSNSASLGVGGVRSNLNSLNFAGSNYAILENIRSTVAEWNSTIGTKMSNNFIIGYTSNDESRSNVSPPWFPLIEILNGGTSYTALGFEPFTPDNTLRYHSFQLQDNYNFYLRNQTLTFGVSYEKYHSLNIFFPGAQSVYVYNSLADFYTDLNDYLANPNRTTSPVTLNTFQYRYANIPGQSVPVQPLDVQYAGVYAQDLWRPTRDMTVTAGLRVDAPWFGNTAYDNTQADTMHFRLGFGCAATSATCPTTTYNTGKLPSVKPEWSPRLGLNWDVQGKHTTQLRGGTGLFAGRPAYVWISNQIGNTGVLTGFIQQKNTTAYPFNPDPYHYAPASVTGGPAASYELALTDPNFKFPQVWRSNIGIDRRLPFLGLTASAEFLYTKDVNGVAYENVNLPAADTTFSGVDNRPRWLNNATHTHANQLYTAVSADATVLTNEGIGHSSVLTFTLERPVATGLYAKLGYSYGVSRNTVDPGSIAYGSWSANAQSADPNNPGAGYSGNMQKNRFFAAITYTQNFIGKLVGAGWVGNTSVSVYFDGHTNGNTSYVFAGDMNGDGVRGNDLIWIPTTDTSQMNFVPLTVGSGAGAVTYTRQQQQAAWEAFIEQDSYLSSHRGQYAQRNAVFLPMVWRADLSISQDIGRAIAGQTSRFQIRLDMLNFTNWLNHNWGLGQISTLPSAGTGTVAPLVFVGSDANGAPTYRLENIGTSLITHSFQKSVTTNDVWRLNLGVRYLFN
- a CDS encoding cytochrome c oxidase subunit II, with the protein product MHWWFPGNASSVGGKVDSLFYVILYITGAVFVLVEATLLVFLVRYRKRSGRTATYVEGSTKAEIVWTAIPAVILVTLALVSQPLWSKIKDADTYPRDAAHLGLEAKQFEWHVTYPGPDGKLGTDDDFLKKDSIHLVVNRDYVLEMTARDVVHSLFIPAFRLKQDLVPGMNIRMWIRPTRTGTFELACSELCGLGHYRMRGVVIVHSPQDYAAWLVSQGEATAADSAAAAAPTTSGKGAQ